A stretch of the Archangium violaceum genome encodes the following:
- a CDS encoding protein kinase domain-containing protein: MATYRLIRKLAAGGMAEVFLAKVVGAEGFEKPVAVKRVLPSLAQDREFVELFLREAKLTVCLQHANVVQVFDLGSINGQYYMVMEFVDGENLRALQRGSASNQVPLGLREVCFIVQQVTEGLAYAHGRADAAGRPLNIIHRDVNPSNVMVAASGEVKLADFGIAKAANVQNGTQVGVVKGKAGYLAPEQVKGAEVDQRADLFLIGLMLYELLAGRQLFGGTDYFQTLRQIAQFDVKSLAPVPGVPPALWSIVTRALAPEPSARFHRARDISDALQNFLFDHRLRVGPQDVAALFARCFPGRHSPLDGSGEVRGEEIRLGSDAGLRRPQTLTSVRSRPPFPGGPRPGTPATPLRPVTDPGRVQPPPPPPEARGGTSLSMQVPPPLPGGARPGATSTSLTVPASTGARTMTQTGRGTSLPLSSPTRVMRAPRRKLGEMLVSAGKLSETQLKGALERQKRTGGRIGELLVAEGHITEEDVVRVLGEQAGIPFIADQVLRTMPVPKALLGLLPLEKAERLEAVPVTQQSKELVCAMREPRDLARLDELKFITGCPVRGIYATEGAIRRAIGRFYRGDDPDQMDDWSHMMPLASAETPSGVTPYADKHTRTRERMLDESAFEEVAAAPPPPPASPPPVPEPAPATPAPASLARTMLVVSDDAELREAAVRLFTRQGVAASGSSAVDVERAVALGGTEVALVAADTVRDAPSVVSRLMKVAPSVEVRVLPSLAEALGGEAGPLGRASRLHARVVDAALAALGGVGVQGASLAKLARRVARRLGAGCAEAERASAVAYALALAAFQESSERFSRPSCEAVRAILGRDAGELASLIGACTREAPLLTENANKATLALAAAVSLLEVAGTATLVASSASQALVKLRTESRLPGVALEALSAEVMELVLGDRASHTVVLAEPNPARASALQARFLADGVRVVLADSAARVRTLLSQGSQALVVAARLPDGDGASLTRALRSAEETTSLPIFVLAPAEDPGLVEAGLDAGADDVLTYPVNPDVLVAKLRRALQPRRVSVTPAPAPVAATMTAAFMNA, encoded by the coding sequence ATGGCCACATACCGACTCATCCGCAAGCTCGCGGCCGGCGGGATGGCGGAGGTGTTCCTGGCCAAGGTGGTCGGAGCCGAGGGCTTCGAGAAGCCGGTGGCCGTCAAGCGCGTCCTTCCGTCGCTGGCGCAGGACCGGGAGTTCGTGGAGCTGTTCCTGCGCGAGGCCAAGCTGACGGTCTGCCTCCAGCACGCCAACGTGGTGCAGGTCTTCGACCTGGGCTCCATCAACGGCCAGTACTACATGGTGATGGAGTTCGTGGACGGGGAGAACCTCCGGGCCCTGCAGCGGGGCTCGGCGTCCAACCAGGTGCCCCTGGGGTTGCGCGAGGTGTGCTTCATCGTCCAGCAGGTGACCGAGGGCCTGGCGTACGCGCACGGGCGCGCCGACGCGGCGGGCCGGCCGCTCAACATCATCCACCGCGACGTCAACCCGTCCAACGTGATGGTGGCCGCCAGCGGCGAGGTGAAGTTGGCGGACTTCGGCATCGCCAAAGCGGCCAACGTGCAGAACGGCACCCAGGTGGGCGTGGTGAAGGGCAAGGCGGGCTACCTCGCGCCGGAGCAGGTGAAGGGCGCCGAGGTGGATCAGCGCGCGGACCTCTTCCTCATCGGTCTGATGCTGTACGAGCTGCTCGCCGGCAGGCAGCTCTTCGGCGGCACGGACTATTTCCAGACGCTGCGTCAGATCGCCCAGTTCGACGTGAAGAGCCTCGCGCCGGTGCCGGGCGTGCCTCCCGCGTTGTGGAGCATCGTCACCCGGGCGCTGGCGCCGGAGCCCTCGGCGCGCTTCCACCGGGCGCGTGACATCTCGGACGCGCTGCAGAACTTCCTCTTCGACCACCGGCTGCGCGTGGGCCCGCAGGACGTGGCGGCGCTCTTCGCCCGCTGCTTCCCCGGACGCCACTCGCCGTTGGATGGCTCCGGTGAGGTGCGCGGCGAGGAGATCCGCCTCGGCTCGGACGCGGGGCTGCGGCGCCCGCAGACGCTCACCTCGGTGCGCTCGCGCCCGCCGTTCCCGGGGGGACCTCGTCCGGGCACGCCCGCCACGCCCCTCCGGCCCGTGACGGACCCGGGCCGGGTGCAGCCTCCGCCTCCGCCACCCGAGGCGCGTGGGGGCACCTCCCTCTCGATGCAGGTGCCTCCGCCGCTGCCCGGGGGCGCTCGGCCGGGGGCGACTTCCACCTCCCTGACGGTGCCCGCGTCCACGGGGGCTCGCACGATGACGCAGACGGGGAGGGGCACTTCGCTCCCCCTGTCGTCCCCCACGCGCGTGATGCGCGCGCCGCGCCGCAAGCTGGGGGAGATGCTGGTGTCCGCCGGCAAGCTGTCGGAGACGCAGCTCAAGGGCGCGCTGGAGCGTCAGAAGCGCACCGGTGGACGCATTGGCGAGCTGCTCGTCGCCGAGGGCCACATCACCGAGGAGGACGTGGTTCGCGTCCTGGGCGAGCAGGCCGGCATCCCGTTCATCGCCGACCAGGTGCTGCGCACCATGCCGGTGCCCAAGGCGCTGCTGGGGCTGCTGCCGCTGGAGAAGGCCGAGCGGCTCGAGGCGGTGCCGGTGACGCAGCAGTCCAAGGAGCTCGTCTGCGCCATGCGCGAGCCGCGAGACCTGGCGCGGCTGGACGAGCTGAAGTTCATCACCGGCTGCCCCGTGCGCGGCATCTACGCCACCGAGGGGGCCATCCGCCGTGCCATCGGCCGCTTCTACCGGGGAGATGACCCGGACCAGATGGACGACTGGTCCCACATGATGCCGTTGGCGAGCGCGGAGACGCCGTCGGGTGTCACGCCCTACGCCGACAAGCACACCCGCACGCGCGAGCGCATGCTGGACGAGTCCGCCTTCGAGGAGGTCGCGGCGGCTCCTCCGCCTCCGCCCGCGTCGCCTCCGCCCGTGCCCGAGCCGGCACCCGCGACGCCCGCGCCCGCCTCGTTGGCGCGCACCATGCTGGTGGTGTCGGATGACGCGGAGCTGCGCGAGGCGGCGGTGCGGCTGTTCACGCGGCAGGGCGTGGCGGCCTCCGGCAGCAGCGCGGTGGACGTGGAGCGGGCGGTGGCGCTCGGTGGCACCGAGGTGGCGCTGGTGGCCGCGGACACCGTCCGGGACGCGCCCTCGGTGGTGTCGCGGCTGATGAAGGTGGCGCCCTCGGTGGAGGTGCGCGTGTTGCCCTCGCTGGCCGAGGCCCTCGGGGGTGAGGCGGGTCCGCTGGGCCGCGCGTCGCGGTTGCATGCGCGCGTGGTGGACGCGGCGCTCGCGGCGCTCGGTGGAGTCGGGGTGCAGGGGGCCTCGCTCGCCAAGCTGGCCCGGCGTGTGGCCCGGCGACTGGGAGCGGGGTGCGCGGAAGCCGAGCGGGCCTCCGCGGTGGCCTATGCGTTGGCGCTCGCGGCCTTCCAGGAGTCGAGTGAGCGCTTCTCGCGGCCCTCGTGCGAGGCGGTGCGGGCCATTCTCGGCCGGGACGCGGGCGAGCTGGCCAGCCTCATTGGGGCGTGTACCCGGGAGGCGCCGCTGCTCACCGAGAACGCCAACAAGGCCACGCTGGCGCTGGCCGCGGCGGTGTCGCTGCTCGAGGTGGCGGGGACGGCCACGCTGGTGGCGTCGAGCGCCTCGCAGGCGCTGGTGAAGCTGCGCACCGAGAGCCGGCTGCCGGGGGTGGCCCTGGAGGCGCTCTCCGCGGAGGTGATGGAGCTGGTGCTGGGCGACAGGGCCTCGCACACGGTGGTGCTCGCGGAGCCCAACCCGGCGCGGGCCTCGGCGCTCCAGGCGCGTTTCCTCGCGGATGGGGTGCGGGTGGTGCTCGCCGACTCCGCGGCCCGGGTTCGCACGCTGCTGTCGCAGGGTAGCCAGGCGCTCGTCGTGGCGGCGCGGCTGCCGGATGGGGACGGTGCCTCGCTCACCCGCGCGTTGCGCTCCGCGGAGGAGACGACCTCGCTGCCCATCTTCGTGCTGGCGCCCGCGGAGGATCCGGGGCTGGTGGAAGCCGGGCTGGACGCCGGCGCGGACGACGTCCTCACGTACCCGGTCAACCCGGACGTGCTGGTGGCGAAGCTGCGGCGTGCCCTGCAACCGCGCAGGGTGTCCGTGACGCCGGCTCCAGCGCCCGTGGCGGCGACGATGACCGCCGCCTTCATGAACGCCTAG
- a CDS encoding penicillin-binding protein activator has product MHTHTMDVRPSPRRALLVALTLLMTACKTPSAVGGGSSPGHSSGSSSSQKGRDDVPQGDPFPTKPSVEARKDEQADRALAQAIAQAETAPRKQAAESFLAVRKAYPETTAGQEALYRAGVLFYDSQDFANARKSFNELLFENPLHPQAADAKRRLGRAALEVGAYRDAYQMLYSLAENAQGDERAQLLEQAAQAAEKAGLFGQALQISVDLAGNARTPEAQQAAVARVQQLVEGRAGFMDVARVMEELSPSNPAWPVLSFKLARIYYHLRDWTRLEETLNRFLAEAPNHPFAGQARELLARATRRVEVRSKTVGVLLPMSGKYKAVGEAVLRGVKLALAGSDVELVVKDTQGDMNVTGQALEQLAFDEGAIAVLGPITSDESRRAALLAEELQVPLLTLTRQEDITNIGPFIFRNMLTNSAQAQAIADFAMKQKGFKSFAMLYPNLPYGVELANDFWDHVVRNGGQVRGAETYDHDQTTFTSEAKKLVGRYYLEDRLDYVEGVREVQQQTSGQDAFRRRKAMEKMKGNVEPIVDFDAIFIPDEWKRVSLVAPALAVEDIVTNACDARDLERIRKTTGKKDLKTVMLLGTNAWSSGKGASGLPELVERGGKFVTCSVYVDGFFVDSQRPATQRFVKAYRKEYNADPSLLEAYGYDSARMVRQLLESKQPPTSRGEFREALANLKDFDGATGKTAFDEKREARKPLFLLSVDNKGVNEVQQDKTAALGGS; this is encoded by the coding sequence ATGCACACCCACACCATGGATGTCCGCCCCTCTCCGCGCCGCGCACTGCTGGTTGCGCTGACGTTGCTGATGACCGCCTGCAAGACGCCTTCCGCCGTGGGCGGTGGCTCTTCCCCGGGCCATTCTTCTGGTTCTTCCTCGTCCCAGAAGGGCCGCGACGACGTGCCCCAGGGAGATCCGTTCCCGACGAAGCCCTCCGTCGAGGCCCGCAAGGACGAGCAGGCCGACAGGGCACTCGCCCAGGCCATCGCCCAGGCCGAGACGGCGCCCCGCAAGCAGGCCGCCGAGTCCTTCCTCGCCGTGCGCAAGGCGTACCCGGAGACGACCGCCGGCCAGGAGGCCCTCTACCGGGCGGGCGTGCTCTTCTACGACTCGCAGGACTTCGCCAACGCGCGCAAGAGCTTCAACGAGCTGCTCTTCGAGAATCCGCTCCACCCGCAGGCCGCGGACGCCAAGCGCCGGCTGGGCCGTGCCGCGCTGGAGGTGGGCGCCTACCGCGATGCGTACCAGATGCTCTACAGCCTCGCGGAGAACGCCCAGGGCGACGAGCGCGCCCAGCTGCTCGAGCAGGCCGCCCAGGCCGCGGAGAAGGCGGGCCTCTTCGGCCAGGCGCTGCAAATCTCCGTGGACCTGGCCGGCAACGCGCGGACACCCGAGGCGCAGCAGGCCGCGGTGGCCCGGGTGCAGCAATTGGTGGAGGGCCGCGCGGGCTTCATGGACGTGGCCCGGGTGATGGAGGAGCTGTCTCCGTCCAACCCCGCCTGGCCGGTGCTGAGCTTCAAGCTGGCGCGCATCTACTACCACCTGCGTGACTGGACGCGGCTGGAGGAGACGCTCAACCGTTTCCTCGCGGAGGCGCCCAACCATCCGTTCGCCGGCCAGGCCCGCGAGCTGCTGGCGCGCGCCACCCGGCGCGTGGAGGTGCGCTCCAAGACGGTGGGCGTGCTGCTGCCCATGTCCGGCAAGTACAAGGCCGTGGGCGAGGCGGTGCTGCGCGGCGTGAAGCTGGCGCTGGCCGGCAGTGACGTGGAGCTCGTCGTCAAGGACACGCAGGGCGACATGAACGTCACCGGGCAGGCCCTGGAGCAGCTCGCCTTCGACGAGGGCGCCATCGCCGTGCTGGGCCCCATCACCTCCGACGAGTCCCGGCGCGCCGCGCTGCTGGCCGAGGAGCTCCAGGTGCCCCTGCTCACGCTCACGCGCCAGGAGGACATCACCAACATCGGCCCCTTCATCTTCCGCAACATGCTGACGAACTCGGCGCAGGCGCAGGCCATCGCCGACTTCGCGATGAAGCAGAAGGGCTTCAAGAGCTTCGCGATGCTCTACCCCAACCTTCCGTACGGGGTGGAGCTGGCCAACGACTTCTGGGACCACGTGGTGCGGAACGGTGGCCAGGTGCGCGGCGCGGAGACGTACGACCACGACCAGACGACCTTCACCAGCGAGGCCAAGAAGCTGGTGGGCCGCTACTACCTGGAGGACCGGCTCGACTACGTCGAGGGCGTGCGCGAGGTGCAGCAGCAGACCTCCGGCCAGGACGCGTTCCGCAGGCGCAAGGCCATGGAGAAGATGAAGGGCAACGTGGAGCCCATCGTCGACTTCGACGCCATCTTCATCCCCGACGAGTGGAAGCGGGTGAGCCTGGTGGCTCCGGCACTGGCGGTGGAGGACATCGTCACCAACGCGTGCGACGCGCGCGACCTGGAGCGCATCCGCAAGACGACGGGCAAGAAGGACCTCAAGACGGTGATGCTGTTGGGCACCAACGCGTGGAGCAGCGGCAAGGGCGCCAGCGGCCTGCCCGAGCTCGTCGAGCGCGGCGGCAAGTTCGTCACCTGCTCGGTGTATGTGGACGGCTTCTTCGTGGACTCGCAGCGGCCGGCCACGCAGCGCTTCGTGAAGGCCTACCGCAAGGAGTACAACGCGGACCCGAGCCTGCTGGAGGCCTACGGCTACGACTCGGCGCGCATGGTGCGCCAGCTGCTCGAATCGAAGCAGCCCCCGACGAGCCGCGGCGAGTTCCGCGAGGCCCTGGCCAACCTGAAGGACTTCGACGGCGCCACCGGCAAGACGGCCTTCGACGAGAAGCGCGAGGCGCGCAAGCCCCTGTTCCTCCTGTCCGTGGACAACAAGGGCGTCAACGAGGTGCAGCAGGACAAGACGGCGGCGCTGGGGGGCTCGTGA
- a CDS encoding WD40 repeat domain-containing protein, which yields MSIAAPRALLVVGWLALAGCRHAAPVLAPDVASRLESTPGAFLSGEVVGLEDGAVLDRKDFVWTLAFSPDASRVAYSHLGAREYLLALWTLRPAPALVANTALNSSEFDVEALAFSPDGSLLASAGWDGVVRLFDASTGARKASLRTDEPLTAVAFHPSGNYLVVGSAQGLVTVLRVADLGFSFEARPHADRVSALVFSPEGTLYSGSWDKHLRVFDSREEALRGEQTRLRFERRGGHAVVTGTVNGKALVAFALDARTPAIVLGTQAAATAGIDTAFLRETVSLPTALGTSLARVARGQHLRLKGLELDGVDVAVCDACLPPGVSGVLGAPFSERVGVAFDDATGEAVLTMNAPAQVKPREERGLVLAPRADFTFPAHVNDVSVDGAGRRLGVAFSESRAERNRTIYEREKKGLVEPPAEWNAAAVVDAASGQVLRKWTQHRGVVASVGISPDGRALASGGWDKRLYVWREGQETPVAERGFGWSVRRVRFSPDGRQVGVAAWTPQKAVGNQESEPAAALFFVRYSAPTVNIPSPSGRGPG from the coding sequence GTGAGCATTGCCGCGCCCCGCGCGCTGCTGGTGGTGGGTTGGTTGGCGCTCGCGGGTTGTCGGCACGCGGCGCCAGTCCTCGCTCCGGACGTCGCCTCCCGGCTGGAGTCCACGCCGGGGGCGTTCCTGTCGGGTGAGGTGGTGGGACTCGAGGACGGCGCCGTCCTCGACCGCAAGGACTTCGTCTGGACGCTGGCCTTCTCGCCGGATGCCTCGCGCGTGGCCTACTCGCACCTGGGCGCGCGCGAGTACCTGCTCGCCCTGTGGACGCTGCGGCCCGCGCCGGCGCTCGTGGCGAACACGGCCCTCAACTCCTCCGAGTTCGACGTGGAGGCGTTGGCCTTCTCCCCGGATGGCTCGCTGCTGGCGAGCGCGGGCTGGGACGGGGTGGTGCGCCTGTTCGACGCGTCCACCGGCGCGCGGAAGGCCAGCCTGCGCACCGACGAGCCGCTCACCGCGGTGGCCTTCCATCCCTCCGGGAACTACCTCGTGGTGGGCAGTGCCCAGGGGCTCGTCACCGTGCTGCGCGTGGCGGACCTGGGCTTCTCCTTCGAGGCGCGGCCCCATGCGGACCGGGTGAGCGCGCTCGTCTTCTCGCCGGAGGGGACGCTGTACTCGGGGAGCTGGGACAAGCACCTGCGGGTCTTCGACTCGCGCGAGGAGGCGCTGCGCGGGGAGCAGACGCGGCTGCGCTTCGAGCGGCGCGGCGGCCATGCCGTGGTGACGGGGACCGTGAATGGCAAGGCGTTGGTGGCCTTCGCGCTGGATGCACGCACCCCGGCCATCGTGCTCGGGACGCAGGCGGCGGCGACGGCGGGCATCGACACGGCCTTCCTGCGGGAGACGGTGTCCCTGCCCACGGCGCTCGGCACCTCCCTGGCGAGGGTGGCCCGTGGCCAGCACCTGCGCCTCAAGGGATTGGAATTGGACGGGGTGGACGTGGCGGTGTGTGACGCGTGCCTGCCCCCGGGTGTGTCCGGCGTGTTGGGCGCGCCCTTCTCCGAGCGCGTGGGCGTGGCCTTCGACGACGCCACGGGCGAGGCCGTCCTCACCATGAATGCGCCCGCGCAGGTGAAGCCGCGGGAGGAGCGGGGACTGGTGCTCGCTCCGCGTGCGGACTTCACCTTCCCGGCGCACGTCAACGACGTCTCCGTGGATGGGGCCGGGCGCCGCCTGGGCGTGGCCTTCTCCGAGTCCAGGGCCGAGCGCAACCGCACCATCTACGAGCGCGAGAAGAAGGGCCTCGTCGAGCCGCCCGCCGAGTGGAACGCCGCTGCGGTGGTGGACGCGGCCTCTGGCCAGGTGCTGCGCAAGTGGACGCAGCACCGGGGCGTGGTGGCCTCGGTGGGCATTTCTCCGGACGGGCGCGCGCTGGCGAGCGGTGGCTGGGACAAGCGGCTCTACGTGTGGCGCGAGGGCCAGGAGACGCCGGTGGCCGAGCGGGGATTCGGCTGGTCCGTGCGCCGGGTGCGTTTCAGCCCGGACGGGCGGCAGGTGGGCGTGGCCGCGTGGACGCCGCAGAAGGCCGTGGGCAACCAGGAGAGCGAGCCCGCCGCGGCGCTCTTCTTCGTGCGCTACTCCGCTCCTACCGTGAACATCCCCTCTCCCTCTGGGAGAGGGCCAGGGTGA
- a CDS encoding ribonuclease H-like domain-containing protein, with the protein MEDEWLWGWDPTPGIVSVWAEPDGRAFVWRRLPGSGSLVREDVRFRPWLVLSSLEDLAHLGGRLRPEHEGPAPHRVSYQELEGPGALRYVVRANDGRALNAAVLHGASRRLGRSIGHLRELGPNAVLAPPPEEQYLIASGRTYFRELGFDDLHRMQFDLETTGLEPDRDRIFLVALRDPEGRTDILEAHGDDNAAEAGLLQRLVARIRAIDPDVIENHNLHGFDLPFLARRAQRLGVPLALGRAGAPGLRQRPASRGATPGRDTAGRSADPMRRSRYTVPGRELIDTLDAVLRHDFAARELPGHGLKAVARHLGLAGPEREHIPGARVYEVYRSDPERVRRYARDDVTEAAGVARMLGGAAFALARMAPRRYERLADAGPATGVLDPLLVRAYLRAGAALPAHEQGDGTPHSGAALHLFATGVARHVVKADVASLYPSLMREYRIGPRRDRLGVLLALVDRLVEQRLAAKARARAAAPGSPERHTHEALSAAMKIVVNSAYGYLGAVGLTRFADVHAANEVTRRGREVLGLLCRELARRGVTLLEADTDGVYFAVPDDWREADERRVVSEVAALLPPRVQLEFDGRYAAMLSHEPKNYALQPYDGPLVLRGVAFRSSRAEPFGEDFLRRALTLLLAGDIPGVREAYVSTVLALRRRAVPTLEVTARVRLTKTPAQYLATRGRRRELSYEAVLASGRKHWATGEHVRVYRAVGGRAGLLPDPDDDDDTGAVSDPRDYDADFYVRLLRETFAARLVRALTPEDFAAVFADPGQPSLFAPSLAQARPILTVLHERMLPLPLGEGGG; encoded by the coding sequence ATGGAGGACGAGTGGCTCTGGGGCTGGGATCCCACGCCGGGCATCGTCTCGGTGTGGGCGGAGCCCGACGGCCGTGCGTTCGTCTGGCGGAGGCTCCCGGGGAGCGGCTCGCTCGTGCGGGAGGATGTGCGCTTCCGCCCCTGGCTGGTCCTCTCCTCGCTGGAGGACCTGGCGCACCTCGGCGGGAGACTCCGGCCCGAGCACGAGGGACCCGCGCCCCACCGTGTGAGCTACCAGGAGCTCGAGGGACCCGGCGCGCTTCGCTATGTGGTCCGCGCGAATGATGGACGCGCACTCAACGCGGCCGTGCTCCACGGCGCCTCGCGGCGCCTCGGCCGTTCCATCGGGCACCTGCGTGAGCTGGGTCCGAACGCGGTGCTCGCGCCGCCTCCGGAGGAGCAGTACCTCATCGCGTCGGGACGCACGTACTTCCGCGAGCTCGGCTTCGACGACCTGCACCGCATGCAGTTCGACCTGGAGACCACGGGGCTCGAGCCCGACCGCGACCGGATCTTCCTCGTGGCGCTTCGCGACCCCGAGGGCAGGACCGACATCCTCGAGGCCCACGGCGACGACAACGCGGCCGAGGCCGGGCTCCTCCAGCGTCTGGTCGCGCGCATCCGCGCCATCGATCCGGATGTCATCGAGAACCACAACCTGCACGGCTTCGACCTGCCGTTCCTCGCCCGCCGGGCGCAACGGCTCGGCGTGCCCCTGGCGCTGGGACGAGCCGGCGCACCGGGCCTGCGGCAACGTCCCGCCTCGCGAGGGGCCACTCCCGGGCGTGACACGGCGGGGCGCTCGGCCGACCCGATGCGCCGCTCGCGGTACACGGTCCCCGGCCGCGAGTTGATCGACACGCTGGACGCCGTGCTGCGGCACGACTTCGCGGCCCGGGAGCTGCCGGGGCATGGGCTCAAGGCCGTCGCGCGGCACCTCGGCCTCGCGGGCCCGGAGCGGGAGCACATTCCAGGGGCCCGGGTGTACGAGGTCTACCGGAGCGACCCCGAGCGCGTGCGGCGCTACGCCCGTGACGACGTGACGGAGGCCGCGGGCGTCGCGCGCATGCTCGGGGGTGCCGCCTTCGCGCTCGCCCGCATGGCACCGCGCCGCTATGAGCGCCTCGCGGACGCGGGCCCCGCCACCGGCGTGTTGGATCCCCTCCTCGTGCGCGCCTATCTCCGAGCGGGAGCCGCGCTGCCCGCGCACGAGCAGGGCGACGGGACTCCCCACAGCGGAGCGGCGCTCCACCTGTTCGCCACAGGCGTGGCCCGGCACGTGGTGAAGGCCGACGTCGCGAGCCTGTATCCCTCGCTGATGCGCGAGTACCGGATAGGGCCGCGGAGGGATCGGCTCGGCGTGCTGCTCGCGCTGGTGGACCGGCTCGTGGAGCAGCGGCTGGCGGCCAAGGCGCGGGCACGTGCCGCGGCACCCGGCTCGCCGGAACGTCACACCCACGAGGCGCTCTCGGCGGCGATGAAGATCGTGGTCAACTCGGCCTACGGCTATCTCGGCGCGGTGGGCCTCACGCGCTTCGCGGACGTGCACGCCGCCAACGAGGTGACGCGGCGCGGGCGCGAGGTGCTGGGGCTCCTCTGCCGCGAGCTGGCTCGGCGCGGCGTCACGCTGCTGGAGGCGGACACGGACGGCGTGTACTTCGCAGTCCCAGACGACTGGCGCGAGGCCGACGAGCGCCGGGTGGTCTCCGAGGTCGCGGCCCTGCTGCCACCCCGCGTCCAGCTCGAGTTCGATGGGCGCTACGCCGCGATGCTCTCACACGAGCCGAAGAACTACGCGCTCCAGCCCTACGACGGGCCGCTCGTCCTGCGGGGCGTGGCGTTCCGCTCCAGTCGCGCGGAGCCCTTCGGCGAGGACTTCCTGCGCCGGGCGCTGACCCTGCTACTCGCGGGGGACATTCCGGGCGTGAGGGAGGCCTATGTCTCGACCGTGCTCGCGCTGCGCCGGCGGGCGGTGCCGACCCTCGAGGTGACGGCACGTGTCCGGCTGACGAAGACCCCGGCGCAGTACCTCGCCACGCGCGGGCGCAGGCGCGAGCTGTCCTACGAGGCCGTGCTGGCGAGCGGGAGGAAGCACTGGGCTACCGGCGAGCACGTCCGGGTCTATCGAGCGGTGGGGGGACGCGCGGGGTTGTTGCCCGACCCGGATGACGACGACGACACCGGAGCCGTGAGCGATCCCCGGGACTATGACGCCGACTTCTATGTGCGACTGTTGCGCGAGACATTCGCGGCCCGGCTGGTGCGCGCGCTGACACCCGAGGACTTCGCGGCGGTGTTCGCGGACCCTGGACAGCCCTCGCTCTTCGCGCCATCGCTGGCACAGGCACGGCCGATCCTCACCGTGCTGCACGAGCGCATGCTCCCTCTCCCTCTGGGAGAGGGCGGGGGGTGA
- a CDS encoding NAD-binding oxidoreductase — protein MNDWHPTTVADVLPAADGLTELVLDIGGTPLVGTHRTPGQYVRLALPELGEGIFALASPPEPFRTRWEFLLKGGSPLADTLIRLQPGAKVNSSRPEGRGFPLLQARGKNLLLFATGSGISPIRCVIESIRQERSAYGEVTLYFGARTPKAFAYEDELHHWEAANIRVVRTVSQPGESGWQGLTGYVQTHLGEVSVEDAVAFVCGQSGMVQEVMDALRLRGLPREAIHLNY, from the coding sequence ATGAACGACTGGCACCCCACCACCGTGGCGGACGTCCTCCCCGCCGCGGATGGCCTCACCGAGCTCGTCCTGGATATTGGAGGAACCCCCCTGGTGGGGACGCACCGCACCCCGGGGCAATACGTACGCCTGGCCCTACCCGAGCTGGGTGAGGGGATATTCGCCCTCGCCTCGCCACCCGAGCCCTTCAGAACCCGCTGGGAGTTCCTCCTCAAGGGGGGAAGCCCGCTGGCGGACACCCTGATCCGGCTCCAGCCCGGGGCGAAGGTGAACAGCTCGCGCCCCGAGGGCCGCGGCTTCCCCCTGCTCCAGGCGCGCGGGAAGAACCTGCTGCTCTTCGCCACCGGCTCGGGCATCTCCCCCATCCGCTGCGTCATCGAGAGCATCCGCCAGGAGCGGAGCGCCTACGGTGAGGTGACGCTCTACTTCGGAGCGCGCACCCCGAAGGCCTTCGCCTACGAGGACGAGTTGCACCATTGGGAGGCGGCGAACATCCGCGTGGTGCGCACGGTGAGCCAGCCGGGCGAAAGTGGATGGCAGGGCCTCACCGGCTACGTGCAGACGCACCTGGGCGAGGTATCGGTGGAGGACGCCGTGGCGTTCGTCTGTGGCCAGTCGGGCATGGTGCAGGAAGTCATGGATGCGCTGCGGCTCCGCGGGCTGCCCCGCGAGGCCATCCACCTCAACTACTGA
- a CDS encoding transglycosylase domain-containing protein — protein sequence MKTLLWLVLFLIGLAGVALPAVYIHAASKLPQLETEFDLEKQLRHSIEGERMSLVAGTFDRSRSTAYKRPDFANLPKDLVALYIAQLGCPTYFQTPREDGPKWAWRLFSVVAFGTEPRGDGRCERLISIRLASALGIQGTLEQVVAANRLHSFLQKDQLIAYDLSALYFARGVVGVEDAAFKIFGRELNTLQLPQLAELALTLPPHYMYEDTAACRNASLIRQNRDVLLSDLAGYKLVTEERARTAMAQPTVCR from the coding sequence GTGAAGACCCTGCTCTGGTTGGTGTTGTTCCTCATCGGGCTGGCGGGCGTGGCGCTGCCGGCCGTGTACATCCATGCCGCCAGCAAGCTGCCCCAGCTGGAGACGGAGTTCGACCTGGAGAAGCAGCTGCGTCACTCCATCGAGGGCGAGCGGATGAGCCTGGTGGCGGGCACCTTCGATCGCTCGCGCTCCACCGCCTACAAGCGGCCGGACTTCGCGAACCTGCCCAAGGATCTGGTGGCGCTCTACATCGCGCAGCTCGGGTGCCCCACCTACTTCCAGACGCCGCGCGAGGACGGCCCGAAGTGGGCCTGGCGGCTCTTCTCCGTGGTGGCCTTCGGCACCGAGCCCCGGGGCGACGGGCGCTGCGAGCGGCTGATCTCCATCCGGCTCGCCTCGGCGCTGGGCATCCAGGGGACGCTGGAGCAGGTGGTGGCCGCCAACCGCCTGCACTCCTTCCTCCAGAAGGACCAGCTGATCGCCTATGACCTGTCCGCCCTCTACTTCGCCCGGGGGGTCGTGGGCGTGGAGGACGCGGCGTTCAAGATTTTCGGGCGCGAGCTGAACACGCTCCAACTGCCGCAGCTGGCCGAGCTGGCGCTCACCCTGCCGCCGCACTACATGTACGAGGATACCGCCGCCTGCCGGAACGCGAGCCTCATCCGGCAGAACCGGGACGTGCTGCTGTCGGACCTGGCCGGCTACAAGCTCGTCACCGAGGAGCGGGCGCGTACCGCCATGGCCCAGCCGACCGTCTGCCGCTGA